The window aaatacgGCACCGTTCCTCACGATTCTTATGATTTGGGAGCGAACTGCAAAATCACTAGACCGGTAACCGGCTTAAACTTTGTAATTAAGCGGCAATTAAGCCAGTAAAAGCAATGGACAATGGCAACCCTACCTGATTGGGGGAGCAGGGGGGAAATTTGTAATACTATATTGGGATACCAACTTTATCCATAAGGCAACCGGGTGAAGTTATAGCTTTCAATATACCTTTTCAAGAAAGACAAGCTTTTGGAGTTCATGGTTATttcatagatttaaaaaaaaaaattttaatgcggCGCCACGCAATGGGCGAAGTTTTAGAAAAGCCTCCACTCTATCACTCTATCCCACCactaatatttgaatataaataggtaaataagtaaaaattgttaCTTATGATAAAAATGGTGACGTTGATATTCATTAGTAAAATGATCACTAGCTTTCGATTTCGTCGATGTATTGCTACTAGTGCTCGCAATACTACTATTTGATGAATAATGACTATTTAACGACGCCGCCTTTTTATAATTACTATACTTTAAATTGTTGCTACTACCTCCAGTACTGCTCGTGCCGTGTGCAGACAGCGATTTACGCAACGTTGGATTATTATGCCGTTGAGTTGTATCTTTTTTCATCGCTAAATTATGTGCAATTGTATCCATTTGTGCTTGTGTTCGAGCCGAACCCGTTCCAACCGTTCCACTTTTAATTCGAATGTGATGCAAACTGTTGTTCAAGTCGTTATTCACCTGGTTATTAATCAAAGCTTGACTGTGATCTTTATCATCGATTTCTAAATCACTTTCCACTTGCATTGCTTCATCTAAAACCGCTCGAAGTGCTGGCGACACATCAGGTCGCTTATAAACAGAAGTCGTCTTTTGAGGCATGTCTAGATTTAAGTTTAATATGTTCTCCGATTTGAATCGGTAAGGGCAATCGAAGGAACGCATCTTATTAAGTGCGTACTCCGAGTAAGGTCGATCTAGTTCAGGTCTCGCTAACGGAcgatgtgttattttgataacTTGATCGTTAGTGgtgttttgtaaattattttgctGGGTTGGTAGGATCCACTCGTCTAAATTATCATCGTAACGTGCGTTATTCAACATATATTGCTTATCGTCGATCGGTACAAAGTTATCGattatcataattttcaattttaattccttAACTAATGATTCTTGTGTGATTTCCATTTCCCGACAATCTCGATTATGTTCTAACTTTAAATCACTTATTTCTTGTTTCATGTTTTGTAAacgttgaaataatttttttaatttacgtgATTTTAATTCGGCTTCTTGTTGTAAGTTTGAGAAACCACTACGAAATTCGATATTCGTTTCTTCCTCGAGCTCTAACATTTGTTGCATTTCTGTTTCTCGCTTTTTACGTTCTGCAATCTCATTTAATTGTTGTTCTAATTGAATTTGCTTCTCATTCATTTCATCTAGAATATTTTTCCCACCTCGAATTAATTGGGATTCTAATGATTGTAATCGTTTTGCTAATTCGTCAGTTTTTTCGCGTTCGTATTTCAGTTGTACCTCGATATTCTCTTCGTTATTTATACTTGTCGTGGATTTATTTATATCCTCGCTAGCACCGGGTGATGGTGAAGAAGCTTCAGTTtcctttttaacttttttaacctTCTTTATAATAATCGTTTTCTCTTGTTGTTTCCGCTGTTCGATCAACAACTTTAATCGCTTGATTTCATCTTGATATTCACGAAGTTTAACATCCTTAGGATCTTCATTTTTAATCGGAcgatttttgattgttttggcCCGATGGGCATATCGTAAAGTCGTTAACGATTCATCGTAATTATATGAAGAAGGTGAAATATTAGCGATCATAATCGTTTTCGAATTACCTCCAAGGGAATCTTGTAACAATCGTGTTAATTTCGAGTCTCGA is drawn from Chrysoperla carnea chromosome X, inChrCarn1.1, whole genome shotgun sequence and contains these coding sequences:
- the LOC123302199 gene encoding kinesin-like protein Klp68D, with translation MKTVESCENNTIEHKPIIKKRKNSLNESVQVVVRCRPMSTKETQNGNKNVVEVYPKRGVIEIKNPKDNHHGEQLKSFTYDAVYDWNSTQQDIYDTTIRPLVTSVLEGFNGCVFAYGQTGTGKTYTMEGTQQSSEHIGIIPKTFGQIWSHINRTKDMEYLVSVSYLEIHLEEIKDLLKRDHTHKLEIREYIGKGVIIPDLHTITCKSAEDMLYVMNMGNKNRTVGCTNMNEHSSRSHAIFCVTIEMCNTADDTFKVGKLNLIDLAGSERQSKTGATAERLKEASKINRALSALGNVISALAENSPHIPYRDSKLTRLLQDSLGGNSKTIMIANISPSSYNYDESLTTLRYAHRAKTIKNRPIKNEDPKDVKLREYQDEIKRLKLLIEQRKQQEKTIIIKKVKKVKKETEASSPSPGASEDINKSTTSINNEENIEVQLKYEREKTDELAKRLQSLESQLIRGGKNILDEMNEKQIQLEQQLNEIAERKKRETEMQQMLELEEETNIEFRSGFSNLQQEAELKSRKLKKLFQRLQNMKQEISDLKLEHNRDCREMEITQESLVKELKLKIMIIDNFVPIDDKQYMLNNARYDDNLDEWILPTQQNNLQNTTNDQVIKITHRPLARPELDRPYSEYALNKMRSFDCPYRFKSENILNLNLDMPQKTTSVYKRPDVSPALRAVLDEAMQVESDLEIDDKDHSQALINNQVNNDLNNSLHHIRIKSGTVGTGSARTQAQMDTIAHNLAMKKDTTQRHNNPTLRKSLSAHGTSSTGGSSNNLKYSNYKKAASLNSHYSSNSSIASTSSNTSTKSKASDHFTNEYQRHHFYHK